A single region of the Rhodopirellula bahusiensis genome encodes:
- the rimI gene encoding ribosomal protein S18-alanine N-acetyltransferase: MIRRDMPDVLGIETNCFEFAWSEDDFIRCLRQRNCIGMVAECDERVAGFMIYELHKNRLHILNFAVHSDYRRNGIGNTMMRKLLGKLSQERRNRIMLEVRETNLEAQLFFKSLGFKAISVLRDFYDDATEDAYLMQFRYQPTAEELAAPHNRITRMAG; the protein is encoded by the coding sequence ATGATTCGCCGGGATATGCCGGATGTCTTGGGGATCGAGACCAACTGCTTTGAGTTTGCTTGGTCCGAGGATGACTTCATCCGCTGCCTCCGCCAGCGCAATTGCATCGGCATGGTGGCCGAGTGCGACGAACGCGTCGCCGGCTTCATGATCTATGAACTGCACAAGAACCGACTGCACATCCTGAACTTCGCCGTTCACAGCGATTACCGTCGCAACGGCATTGGCAACACGATGATGCGAAAGTTGCTGGGCAAATTGTCCCAAGAACGCCGCAACCGAATCATGCTGGAAGTTCGCGAAACGAACCTGGAAGCTCAACTGTTCTTCAAGTCGCTTGGATTCAAAGCCATCTCGGTGCTACGAGACTTCTATGACGATGCGACGGAAGACGCTTACCTGATGCAATTCCGCTACCAACCCACCGCGGAAGAATTGGCGGCTCCCCACAACCGCATCACACGCATGGCGGGCTGA
- a CDS encoding glycosyltransferase family 25 protein, with product MIGINEDTPTFVISTLDEQSCDRVSQVKQHLQRAGFRHWQIIQAKTPETENFEGVGLPPILQGRWRTDLQHMWGSAACTLSHIQFYDRPDSELPIIVLEDDVTIHPNFFQILDAVNFPDQIQWDLCHLSYFNSQLGSQKNPTRVVAPHLIQCAPNQVAGAYSYIVNRSFLERFTPLVEEVDCQLAHLTDEIASYVIEHEPKLTAPDFRLDSVRMSLDHVSWHQNNPTTD from the coding sequence ATGATCGGTATCAACGAGGACACACCGACGTTTGTCATCAGCACGCTCGACGAGCAATCGTGTGATCGAGTCAGCCAAGTCAAGCAACATCTGCAGCGTGCAGGCTTTCGGCATTGGCAAATCATTCAAGCCAAGACGCCCGAAACGGAAAATTTTGAAGGAGTTGGGCTGCCTCCGATTTTACAGGGGCGTTGGCGAACCGATCTTCAGCACATGTGGGGCTCCGCCGCCTGCACGCTATCGCACATCCAGTTCTACGATCGGCCTGACAGTGAATTGCCAATCATTGTGTTGGAGGACGATGTCACGATTCATCCCAATTTCTTTCAAATATTGGATGCCGTGAATTTCCCAGACCAGATCCAGTGGGATCTCTGCCACCTTTCGTACTTCAACTCTCAACTTGGAAGTCAGAAAAACCCAACTCGGGTCGTCGCACCACACCTGATTCAGTGTGCACCAAACCAAGTCGCCGGAGCATACAGCTACATCGTGAATCGCTCGTTCCTAGAGCGTTTCACGCCGTTGGTGGAAGAAGTCGACTGCCAATTGGCCCACCTCACCGACGAGATCGCGAGCTACGTCATCGAGCACGAACCGAAGCTGACGGCTCCCGATTTCCGTTTGGATAGCGTACGAATGTCGCTTGATCACGTGTCCTGGCACCAAAACAATCCGACGACCGATTGA
- a CDS encoding glycosyltransferase, with amino-acid sequence MNSSPSIDLALLTRDENSLQDSVCNAIESQVGVRLNIHRIVGEPQVGDANRLATIVRSRNEAVRRSRSDYLMFLDDDVVLAKDCIARLHHGLNARTNFGAFAADYLGESSPHRDSRHVAMGATLFRSSVLRRDSFRWEPAKCECLCRCEDLRRSGARIDYLRGAKAWHLSKSQNRRVCNTADLSLGDTPPHSADPETVTNAKILVAFNRRDVRRFQDVFLRTLRATGNTQEVIVVGYGLYPSEIQQLKNLPNVRFIRRPFNGQLPPVRRLEDFRQIVSQLPADTSVAYWDAGDMLFQGRLDSLWQQTQQHPDKILAVREPLGFPHNNAIRGWTRTIEAPSMQRRAFELFASNPFLNSGFGAGTARSMRRYFDEAVRLRATALRGTTDWGDQTALNLYCHSDPTRWVEASEHWNFCVHDRRRGEVRVTPDGHVVNRSGQLIPVVHGNARSLTQLAIVR; translated from the coding sequence ATGAATTCATCGCCATCAATCGACCTCGCGTTGCTAACACGAGACGAAAACTCATTGCAAGATTCGGTCTGCAACGCAATCGAATCGCAGGTCGGCGTCCGCCTGAATATTCATCGCATTGTCGGTGAACCACAGGTCGGTGATGCCAATCGACTCGCAACGATCGTCCGTTCGCGAAATGAGGCGGTCCGTCGCTCGCGATCCGACTACCTAATGTTTTTGGATGATGACGTGGTCCTGGCCAAGGACTGCATCGCTCGTTTGCACCATGGACTGAACGCGCGAACAAACTTCGGGGCTTTTGCGGCGGACTACTTGGGTGAATCTTCTCCGCATCGTGATTCGCGGCATGTGGCGATGGGTGCGACGCTCTTTCGTAGCTCCGTGCTGCGACGCGACTCGTTTCGGTGGGAGCCTGCGAAGTGCGAATGCCTTTGTCGATGCGAAGATCTGCGCCGAAGCGGGGCTCGGATCGATTACCTTCGCGGCGCGAAGGCTTGGCATTTGTCAAAGAGCCAAAACCGGCGAGTATGCAATACGGCCGACCTGTCGCTCGGAGATACTCCTCCACATTCTGCTGATCCGGAGACCGTCACGAATGCGAAAATCCTAGTGGCGTTCAACCGCCGTGACGTCCGTCGATTTCAGGACGTCTTCTTACGAACCCTGCGAGCAACCGGAAACACTCAGGAAGTCATTGTCGTCGGGTACGGGTTGTATCCCAGCGAGATTCAGCAACTCAAAAACTTGCCCAACGTTCGTTTCATTCGCCGGCCCTTCAACGGACAGCTGCCGCCGGTCCGGCGATTAGAGGACTTTCGCCAGATCGTTTCTCAACTTCCGGCGGATACATCGGTGGCTTACTGGGATGCGGGGGACATGTTGTTCCAAGGGCGACTCGACTCGCTTTGGCAACAAACGCAACAACATCCCGACAAGATTTTGGCAGTCAGAGAACCTCTCGGCTTTCCTCACAACAATGCGATTCGCGGATGGACGCGAACCATCGAGGCCCCTTCGATGCAGCGACGGGCGTTCGAACTGTTCGCATCCAACCCGTTCCTCAACAGTGGCTTCGGTGCGGGAACGGCTCGATCGATGCGCCGCTACTTTGACGAAGCGGTACGGTTGCGAGCCACGGCGCTTCGTGGAACGACCGACTGGGGTGACCAAACCGCACTCAATCTGTACTGCCACAGCGACCCGACGCGTTGGGTCGAAGCCTCCGAACACTGGAACTTCTGCGTGCATGATCGACGGCGAGGCGAAGTTCGCGTCACTCCCGATGGTCATGTGGTCAATCGATCCGGTCAATTGATCCCCGTTGTGCACGGGAACGCTCGTTCGTTGACTCAACTCGCGATAGTCCGATGA
- a CDS encoding bifunctional serine/threonine-protein kinase/formylglycine-generating enzyme family protein produces MTSDSDLPSGTQPGNTQRPSETSQLDATVASGKAIPVIETPDWIGRYRVVRRIGSGGFGSVFHAKDESLNRDVAIKIPLRTLDDVNDEFQWTSEARMVAKLDHPNIVPVYDVGNSDKFPFFVVSRFIQGVDLRERFQKSKPSLEEGLAWVASIADALDHAHANGLVHRDVKPSNILIDNQNRAWLTDFGLAMSDDAPRPTRAGLLIGTYSYMSPEQARGEGHLVDGRADIFALGIVLYELLVGRRPFSGGSSQQLLQDIVRAEPTPLRQFDPKIPIELERICLKALAQRVSDRYERAATMATELRTYQLEESTVDYTDDLSAAFVPVDNQWAPPGVKENAQGNEAESRVIPKGLRAFDKHDRRFFLQLVPGARDARGIPEVLRQLKIRIDSRESDDAFRVALIYGPSGSGKSSLMQAGLVPLLDPSVEVISVEANAKHTESRLLSTLQNLDSHTAAESTLIGAMSSIRKNGVSGGKKVLVVVDQFEQWLHAHPKMRDEVLVDAIRQCDGGNLQCLLLIRDDFWMPATQFFHELDVRLVQDVNSIAVDRFDLRHARYVLTEFGRAYGCLPDDLSGITNEQNKFISSIVEAVQENGKVISIHLAVLAQMLKGRTWNLKTLAEFGGTEGIDIGYLQSTFEGSNASPHHRSLRDPAKAVLAELLPDRGTKIKGQMKDIDRLQQVTGLDDSTFDELIAALDGELRLITPTAAMDGLNSDSSLRSYQLTHDFLVEPIRDWLTQSDRQTVRGRAKIRLNELSEYWKNNRENRFLPSGLEFLRFLALTQAAQRTEDQSKLMAASARYHGTRWAIAAVMLLIAGLAVAAINKDVANRMAEQETDSTVSRLLAADIGMMPDVLEKIQTVQEEAHPRLRSVLTDPTKTSREVLAARLALVENNPEQVEPLVDAIPFSDPETLELIAERLRLQSEIATPLIWSRYQSNTLDEDQQLRFAWVLAQLDAVNLRWKHHASQLVRAIVNQNPTRVGELTPGFTRIAEQIIDPAAKYFATSTDGIRSETESDVRLNAAFLLSQCIAPADPVLKELLVVADKDEFELLLAVALEDPSAVSRLLQDELKREAKPEWDESNLTYTFPSVDSTLKAQVASMHGFVDQNFVMIQQCPLEEFESVARLLQPFGYCPECVRAYTKDNRQFLAAAFQRNGLDWKFTLDVNRESVEAFQQSMRAEEFYPCDVTAIPTLSDSDEIEASDSLQEYGVLWTELPTGTIDSRIYLGLTESEHQPKGWEPLIQIGFVPKTNLKRRHPSGSDRYSSVRHRLVSPPMAEDTWNDSPYSFQSRILLAKYQADIRLNPPGEFDEDTISYSAVWWNGGTHESKTLERLPFAEHLTESKQLAADDFRLISLSLVEDGDEIVAASVWHRPIVSDEQKDHVASRKANATIALTRLGSTEQLWKSLEDTTGPRLRSYLIDRMASLNVPPSVLLQRLRVESDVSRRVALIASMARYRPEQLPADELLGLKEMIGDWGTQHPQASVHSICRYLANRWEWSAVVEKIDQADTPDRDSFIRSEEKANELEPTWDRNGQGQTMVHIPGPVEFTMGSPGHESFRDHSLEVPIRTKIPRAFAISDSEVTLEQYQRFDPDAHYATQYTPHPDCPKTSAGWFEAIKYCRWLSEQEGIHESQMCYPTIKEIERDAESPEGIIRPKNFLERTGYRLPTEAEWEFACRAGTDTPRYYGYAPELLPQYAWTTGSSAQASQVLFRPVKQLLPNSFGLFDTLGNVMEWCETHDPARRHNKTKIVDTSNGMIDSQSIYRNARGSALFYVPTTMRAAKREQEKTYTFHPYLGFRIARTLTPAEETSD; encoded by the coding sequence TTGACTTCCGATTCGGACCTTCCAAGCGGTACTCAACCGGGCAACACACAGCGTCCTTCCGAGACGTCACAGCTGGACGCGACAGTTGCATCCGGCAAAGCGATTCCTGTTATCGAGACGCCCGACTGGATCGGGCGCTACCGGGTCGTTCGGCGAATCGGAAGTGGTGGCTTTGGTTCTGTTTTTCATGCCAAAGACGAATCGCTCAATCGTGACGTCGCAATCAAGATTCCGCTGCGTACACTGGACGACGTCAACGATGAGTTCCAGTGGACGTCCGAAGCTCGGATGGTCGCCAAGTTGGATCATCCCAACATTGTTCCGGTCTACGACGTTGGAAACTCGGACAAGTTTCCATTTTTCGTCGTTTCCCGATTCATCCAGGGCGTCGATCTTCGCGAGAGATTTCAGAAGTCGAAACCGTCACTCGAAGAAGGTCTGGCCTGGGTCGCTTCCATCGCCGACGCCTTGGACCATGCTCATGCGAACGGCTTGGTCCACCGCGATGTCAAACCAAGCAACATTCTGATCGACAATCAAAATCGTGCTTGGCTGACCGATTTCGGATTGGCAATGAGCGACGATGCGCCGCGACCGACTCGAGCCGGGTTGCTGATCGGGACGTATTCCTACATGAGCCCCGAACAGGCTCGTGGCGAAGGTCACTTGGTCGACGGTCGCGCCGACATCTTTGCATTGGGAATCGTGCTGTATGAGTTATTGGTCGGACGACGTCCGTTCAGTGGCGGGTCCAGTCAACAGTTGCTGCAGGATATCGTCCGCGCGGAACCAACACCGCTTCGCCAGTTCGACCCAAAAATTCCAATCGAACTGGAACGAATTTGTTTGAAGGCGTTGGCTCAACGGGTCTCCGATCGCTACGAGCGGGCGGCGACGATGGCCACCGAGCTTCGCACGTACCAATTGGAAGAGAGCACGGTCGATTACACCGATGATCTGTCCGCTGCGTTTGTTCCCGTCGACAATCAATGGGCACCGCCGGGGGTGAAGGAAAACGCGCAGGGCAATGAAGCAGAGTCACGCGTGATCCCGAAGGGTCTGCGAGCGTTTGACAAACACGATCGCAGGTTCTTCTTGCAACTTGTCCCCGGTGCGCGAGACGCTCGTGGGATCCCCGAAGTTCTTCGCCAACTGAAGATCCGGATCGACTCTCGCGAGTCCGACGACGCTTTCCGAGTGGCACTGATTTATGGTCCCTCTGGATCAGGCAAATCGTCCCTGATGCAGGCCGGTTTGGTTCCTCTGTTGGACCCTTCGGTTGAAGTTATCTCAGTGGAAGCCAACGCGAAGCACACGGAATCGCGGTTGCTTTCGACACTACAAAACCTTGATTCGCACACCGCCGCCGAGTCCACGCTGATCGGGGCGATGTCGTCCATCCGAAAGAATGGCGTCAGCGGCGGAAAAAAAGTGTTGGTAGTCGTCGACCAATTCGAGCAATGGTTGCACGCGCATCCCAAGATGCGAGACGAAGTGCTTGTCGATGCAATTCGACAGTGCGACGGTGGAAACTTGCAATGTTTGTTGCTGATTCGCGATGACTTCTGGATGCCCGCCACACAGTTCTTCCACGAACTGGATGTGCGTTTGGTCCAAGACGTCAACAGCATCGCCGTGGACCGTTTTGATCTTCGGCACGCACGCTATGTCTTGACGGAATTTGGACGAGCGTATGGCTGCCTCCCTGATGATTTGAGCGGGATCACCAACGAACAGAACAAGTTCATCTCCAGTATCGTCGAAGCTGTTCAAGAGAATGGCAAAGTCATTTCGATCCATCTGGCCGTCTTGGCTCAGATGTTGAAGGGACGCACTTGGAACCTCAAAACGCTGGCTGAGTTTGGTGGTACCGAAGGCATCGATATCGGTTACCTGCAATCAACCTTTGAAGGCTCCAATGCCTCGCCTCATCACCGAAGTCTTCGTGATCCTGCGAAAGCGGTCTTGGCCGAACTGTTGCCCGATCGTGGGACCAAGATCAAAGGCCAGATGAAAGACATCGATCGACTGCAGCAAGTGACCGGGCTCGACGATTCAACCTTCGATGAATTGATCGCTGCTCTGGACGGAGAGCTTCGTTTGATCACGCCCACCGCTGCAATGGACGGCCTCAATTCGGATTCGTCCCTGCGAAGCTATCAACTAACGCACGACTTTCTAGTGGAACCAATTCGCGATTGGTTGACACAAAGCGATCGCCAAACCGTTCGAGGACGCGCGAAAATCCGGTTGAACGAACTATCGGAGTATTGGAAGAACAATCGCGAAAATCGCTTCCTACCCAGCGGATTGGAATTTCTTCGCTTCCTAGCGTTGACCCAGGCGGCTCAGCGAACGGAAGACCAATCCAAACTGATGGCGGCATCGGCTCGCTATCACGGGACCCGGTGGGCCATCGCCGCCGTGATGCTTTTGATCGCGGGACTCGCCGTTGCTGCGATCAACAAAGACGTCGCAAATCGGATGGCGGAACAGGAAACGGATTCAACCGTGTCTCGTTTGCTTGCCGCCGACATCGGAATGATGCCCGACGTGCTTGAAAAGATTCAAACCGTTCAAGAAGAAGCTCACCCACGTTTGCGATCCGTGCTGACGGATCCAACCAAAACGTCTCGTGAAGTGTTGGCTGCGCGACTGGCGTTGGTGGAGAACAATCCCGAACAAGTCGAACCGTTGGTGGATGCGATTCCTTTTTCAGATCCAGAAACCCTCGAATTGATTGCGGAACGTCTTCGACTTCAATCCGAGATTGCAACTCCTTTGATTTGGTCGCGGTATCAATCCAACACTTTGGATGAAGACCAACAACTGCGTTTCGCCTGGGTGCTCGCGCAGCTGGACGCAGTGAATCTACGTTGGAAACACCATGCCTCGCAATTAGTCAGAGCCATCGTCAACCAAAACCCGACTCGAGTCGGTGAGCTGACTCCCGGTTTCACCCGCATCGCCGAACAGATCATCGATCCCGCAGCAAAGTATTTTGCAACTTCAACCGATGGCATCCGATCCGAAACAGAAAGTGATGTTCGCCTGAACGCTGCGTTCCTACTTTCGCAGTGCATCGCTCCCGCGGATCCGGTTTTGAAGGAATTGCTAGTCGTCGCTGACAAAGATGAATTTGAATTGCTGCTGGCTGTTGCTTTGGAAGATCCCAGTGCTGTTTCTCGATTGCTTCAAGACGAGCTGAAACGGGAGGCGAAACCAGAATGGGACGAATCCAATTTGACATATACATTTCCGTCAGTTGATTCGACACTGAAAGCGCAAGTTGCTTCGATGCACGGTTTCGTCGACCAGAACTTCGTGATGATTCAACAGTGTCCACTCGAAGAATTCGAATCGGTCGCACGATTACTGCAACCTTTCGGATACTGCCCCGAATGCGTTCGTGCCTACACCAAAGACAACCGCCAATTTCTCGCCGCTGCTTTCCAACGGAATGGGCTGGATTGGAAGTTCACTCTCGACGTCAATCGAGAGTCTGTGGAAGCATTCCAACAAAGCATGCGGGCGGAAGAATTCTATCCTTGCGATGTGACTGCCATCCCCACACTGTCAGATTCCGATGAAATTGAAGCGTCGGATAGCTTGCAGGAATACGGTGTTCTGTGGACCGAACTACCAACCGGAACGATTGACTCCAGAATTTATCTGGGGCTGACCGAGTCGGAACATCAACCGAAAGGTTGGGAACCGCTGATTCAAATTGGCTTTGTTCCAAAGACGAATTTGAAACGGAGGCATCCGAGCGGAAGCGATCGCTACAGTTCCGTCCGTCATCGCTTGGTATCACCTCCAATGGCCGAGGACACATGGAACGATAGCCCCTACAGTTTTCAATCACGCATTTTGCTTGCGAAGTATCAGGCCGACATTCGTTTGAACCCACCCGGTGAATTCGACGAAGACACAATCAGCTACTCAGCAGTCTGGTGGAATGGTGGAACCCACGAGTCAAAAACACTTGAGCGACTCCCTTTCGCGGAGCATCTGACAGAATCAAAACAATTGGCAGCAGATGATTTCCGGCTGATCAGTTTGTCTTTGGTGGAAGACGGCGATGAAATTGTTGCCGCTTCAGTGTGGCACCGCCCAATTGTTTCGGATGAACAGAAAGATCATGTTGCAAGCCGCAAGGCCAACGCGACGATCGCGTTGACGCGACTGGGATCCACCGAGCAACTCTGGAAGTCACTCGAGGACACCACTGGTCCTCGACTACGATCCTATTTGATCGACCGAATGGCATCACTGAATGTTCCGCCATCAGTTTTACTCCAACGACTGCGAGTCGAAAGCGATGTGTCGCGACGAGTCGCGCTGATCGCGTCGATGGCCCGATACCGGCCCGAACAATTGCCCGCCGACGAACTGCTCGGTTTAAAAGAAATGATTGGTGATTGGGGAACACAACATCCACAGGCATCCGTGCACTCCATTTGCCGCTATCTCGCGAATCGTTGGGAATGGAGTGCCGTCGTCGAAAAGATCGATCAAGCGGACACACCCGATCGGGACTCTTTCATTCGATCAGAGGAAAAAGCCAATGAACTCGAACCGACCTGGGATCGAAATGGACAAGGGCAAACAATGGTCCACATCCCAGGTCCAGTCGAATTCACAATGGGATCGCCCGGTCACGAGTCGTTCCGAGATCATTCTCTGGAGGTGCCCATTCGAACCAAGATCCCACGCGCATTTGCGATCTCCGATTCGGAAGTCACTCTGGAACAGTATCAGCGTTTTGACCCAGACGCACACTATGCGACTCAGTACACACCCCATCCCGATTGTCCGAAAACCTCGGCTGGATGGTTCGAGGCTATCAAGTATTGCCGCTGGTTAAGTGAGCAGGAAGGCATACATGAATCGCAGATGTGCTATCCGACAATCAAAGAGATTGAGCGAGATGCTGAGTCACCAGAGGGTATCATACGACCCAAGAATTTTCTGGAACGCACGGGCTATCGATTGCCAACAGAAGCAGAATGGGAATTTGCCTGCCGTGCAGGAACGGACACACCTCGCTACTACGGGTATGCTCCCGAATTGCTCCCGCAATATGCCTGGACTACAGGGAGCTCTGCCCAAGCGTCCCAGGTGTTGTTCCGTCCGGTGAAACAGCTTCTGCCCAATTCGTTCGGCTTGTTCGACACGCTTGGTAACGTCATGGAATGGTGCGAAACACACGATCCAGCACGGCGTCACAACAAAACTAAGATCGTCGACACCTCGAATGGAATGATCGACAGCCAATCCATCTATCGAAATGCTCGAGGAAGCGCCTTGTTCTACGTCCCGACGACGATGCGCGCCGCCAAACGAGAACAAGAGAAGACGTACACATTTCACCCCTACCTTGGATTCCGTATCGCTCGGACGTTGACGCCAGCGGAGGAAACGAGCGATTGA
- a CDS encoding LamG domain-containing protein, with amino-acid sequence MCNRTSLVIGLVFACWAPAIADELPTINDSRANERFEFKLTYDVDFSVPGVLEPEAGMLRQEDMGVSNNAGQHRQAKGRRHAAWYDRYHEKTASIEDGVLVQRGYVADSDIDGFSSRDSGNSPRNFPYVDPDPKDAARGEVNFADFEIHTSWFDTFALKSVNGQQVPVESTDQLVAKDQFWGQPGKTDTSSPNVTFEPGTFFEIEVNFEGMEALAHRHSFWLMPASEQSSAYDDDPSNGLEIDIYEHEMVVEKESPEAESRNNILLMKCIGGKTDPPTTLNELREDGKTSIEIPGINEGWHKIGLFWSEKALIWFVDGKAVVRDSKLVPTVPMYLIVSREANSGAGLSSDHQNLRADGERIPVDAGLYGRNVATPANRDLIKAGRDEVRVRSIRAWTISPRK; translated from the coding sequence ATGTGCAATCGAACTTCCCTCGTCATCGGTCTCGTTTTCGCATGCTGGGCTCCGGCGATCGCGGACGAATTGCCGACGATCAATGACAGTCGTGCGAACGAGCGATTTGAGTTTAAGCTGACGTACGATGTCGATTTCTCGGTCCCTGGCGTGCTCGAACCGGAGGCGGGGATGCTGCGTCAGGAAGACATGGGCGTCAGCAACAACGCGGGCCAGCACCGACAGGCAAAGGGGCGCCGGCACGCCGCCTGGTATGACCGGTATCACGAGAAAACCGCATCGATTGAGGACGGTGTTTTGGTCCAGCGAGGCTACGTTGCTGATTCGGACATCGACGGATTTTCCAGCCGCGACTCGGGCAATTCTCCTCGTAACTTCCCGTACGTTGATCCGGATCCGAAAGACGCAGCTCGTGGTGAAGTCAACTTTGCCGATTTCGAAATCCACACCTCCTGGTTTGATACCTTCGCGTTGAAAAGTGTGAATGGTCAGCAGGTGCCGGTCGAAAGCACGGATCAATTGGTCGCGAAGGATCAGTTCTGGGGGCAACCTGGTAAGACCGACACGTCGTCACCCAATGTCACGTTCGAACCAGGGACATTCTTTGAGATTGAGGTGAATTTTGAGGGCATGGAAGCGCTCGCACACCGACATTCGTTCTGGTTGATGCCGGCGTCGGAGCAAAGCAGTGCATACGATGATGATCCATCCAATGGGCTGGAGATCGACATCTACGAGCACGAGATGGTTGTCGAAAAGGAGTCGCCCGAAGCCGAATCACGCAACAACATTTTGCTCATGAAGTGCATCGGCGGAAAAACCGACCCGCCAACAACCCTCAATGAACTTCGCGAAGATGGCAAGACCTCGATTGAGATTCCCGGCATCAACGAAGGCTGGCACAAGATCGGACTGTTCTGGAGCGAAAAGGCTCTGATCTGGTTTGTTGATGGTAAGGCGGTGGTTCGCGATTCCAAGCTCGTGCCGACTGTTCCGATGTATCTGATCGTTTCGCGGGAGGCGAACTCAGGCGCGGGGCTCTCAAGTGACCACCAAAACCTTCGAGCCGACGGCGAACGCATTCCCGTCGACGCGGGACTGTACGGTAGAAACGTTGCCACGCCAGCGAACCGTGACCTGATCAAAGCGGGGCGAGACGAAGTGCGTGTTCGAAGCATTCGTGCTTGGACGATCAGCCCACGCAAGTGA
- a CDS encoding C1 family peptidase, with product MRLSFWLTWHVLAFGFFHQSDLIAQTADNPGVLLVPDEVYEQIATRADLGAPPDSAAATVDVHRETQRSGDVALPSSVPYGTDSITTVPSFETVQSSVPGIDQNWGPNDSVVLPNIVDLREFLPTPGKQTQNDCVAWAAAYAAYSCQIGQERRRKPTFASDQFSPEYVYNQLSSDGGGLTILQAVDFLKLNGCASRACLNPVNGQISSNAAVEANSFKLLDNARARNLDDIKLYLHEGYPVILVVRMKGDFRADDAIEMPYVWTESSSDDVNYHAIAAVGYDDEKQALLLMNSWGTQWKDEGCCWASYDNFTSVDKDHWCVEAHVLKVKGSAPFDVWMQQSIANGTPNPFLPPPPAVWRHFSLKNDRKVYENNQVISPASWKVDGVACNNKNLFLLARDQTVYQMREEPSGVSWSHLSRDPLDDEKVCMMAAVDSKMLHVLTENQTLYKFDIASADWSIVPLPQNDLKPIDLRTINNQMRVITDKGTVFQKTSNGEWGELTRILP from the coding sequence ATGCGATTGTCTTTCTGGTTGACCTGGCATGTCTTAGCCTTTGGTTTCTTTCACCAAAGTGACTTGATTGCCCAAACTGCCGATAACCCGGGCGTGCTCTTGGTACCGGATGAAGTCTACGAACAAATTGCGACGAGAGCGGATCTCGGTGCGCCTCCTGATTCAGCGGCGGCAACGGTTGATGTTCACCGTGAGACGCAGCGGTCCGGCGACGTTGCACTTCCTTCTTCCGTTCCATACGGCACGGACTCGATCACGACGGTTCCCAGTTTCGAAACGGTGCAAAGCTCGGTTCCCGGAATCGATCAGAATTGGGGCCCGAACGATTCCGTCGTGTTGCCCAACATAGTTGACTTGCGAGAATTTCTTCCGACTCCGGGCAAGCAAACTCAGAATGATTGTGTGGCTTGGGCCGCTGCCTACGCCGCCTATTCCTGCCAAATCGGTCAAGAACGACGGCGGAAGCCAACCTTCGCCAGCGATCAATTCAGTCCCGAGTATGTTTACAACCAACTATCCAGTGACGGGGGTGGTTTGACGATCCTTCAAGCCGTGGACTTTCTAAAACTCAATGGCTGTGCATCGCGAGCATGTCTGAATCCAGTGAACGGCCAAATCTCATCAAACGCCGCCGTGGAAGCAAACTCGTTCAAGTTGTTGGACAACGCGAGGGCCCGAAACCTGGACGATATCAAGCTCTATTTGCACGAGGGATATCCGGTCATTTTGGTCGTCCGTATGAAGGGTGATTTTCGTGCCGATGATGCGATTGAAATGCCGTACGTTTGGACAGAAAGCTCTTCAGACGATGTGAATTACCATGCCATTGCTGCCGTCGGATACGACGATGAGAAACAGGCTTTGTTGCTGATGAATTCGTGGGGGACACAGTGGAAAGACGAAGGGTGTTGCTGGGCGTCCTACGACAACTTCACTTCCGTTGATAAAGACCACTGGTGTGTAGAAGCTCATGTTTTGAAAGTGAAAGGGAGTGCACCCTTCGATGTGTGGATGCAACAAAGCATCGCGAATGGAACTCCCAATCCATTCTTGCCTCCACCGCCGGCCGTCTGGCGACACTTTTCTCTCAAGAACGACCGGAAAGTTTATGAGAACAATCAGGTCATCTCGCCCGCCTCATGGAAAGTCGACGGTGTGGCATGCAATAACAAAAATTTGTTTCTGCTCGCTCGCGATCAAACCGTCTATCAAATGAGAGAAGAACCGTCAGGGGTGAGCTGGTCTCACCTGAGTCGTGACCCACTGGATGACGAGAAAGTTTGCATGATGGCTGCTGTTGATTCCAAAATGCTTCACGTCTTGACTGAGAATCAGACGCTTTACAAATTCGATATCGCCTCTGCAGATTGGTCGATTGTTCCTTTGCCACAAAACGATCTGAAGCCGATCGATCTAAGAACCATCAACAACCAAATGCGTGTGATCACGGACAAAGGAACTGTCTTTCAAAAAACGTCGAATGGTGAGTGGGGTGAACTGACGCGGATTTTGCCCTGA